The DNA region TTACTattagcagcagcagtcagcCATCAACCAGCCAATTAGGCTTCTTCTTATCTTACACACATCTAATCTCACCGAAACTCAAAAACACCACATTAACATCCGCGACCATGGGTCTCCTCCGTAAACTCCTCGGCCGCAAGCGCAAAACCCCCAGAGCTCAAACCACAACCCTCACAAGCCCGAATCCGTTCCCAGACGAGGAAACCTTCGCGGCAGTCAAAGCCCACGTCATGGCCCGCGCGCGCGCCAACGCCTCCAACCCAGAATACATCGCCATGCAGCGCCACGTCGCCTTCTCGGCGCCCACGACCTTCTTGGAGGCGAATTACCCACCCGAGGAAAACAACCTCATCACTCCCATGGGGCCGATACCGACTGACGCCGGGGAGGGGATCAGGGTAGATGATGAGACTGTCATTCCGTGTGAGGACACGATGTTTTTTATGGTTTTGAAGCATGACCCAGAAGGGAAGAAGGTGCCAGAGATGAAGATGTTGTTTTTTGTGGCGATTCCTCCAAAAGGTTGTGGGGGTGAGTTTGCTGGGACGCCGATGGCATATGAGACGCTTGGGACGGAGGGTTggaaggcggtggagagggaggcggaggggtttGTGAGGAAGTGGAATGGGGCTggagagatggggaggaggccggaggagggggtgaaggttgTTGTGCAGATGGGGATGGAtatgggggtttgggagtggaggagggtgggggggttggtggagccggaggggggggttgagatgagggaggtgagggatgaGGGACGGTGGGAGAGGGACGGGATGAGGTTGCCTCCGACGacggcggaggtggaggaaggggtaGCAAGGTAGAGGGATAGTTGATGTGGCTTGTGTTGAAGGAAATATGAATAATGCAGAGTGGCAGCTGTTTGTCAAGACGTTTTTGGTATATTTTGGAGTGTGGCGTTCGGAAGCTGGAAGCCACAAACCTACCGCGCCACTTGCAGCAGATTGTCCGAAAGGCATTTTTTGGAATTGTTCTCTTTTGACAAAACATCCTCCCAACCAACACTGGTGGCATTCAGGCCGCCCCGAGCATATCATCACGACACCAGAACGGTTGGCTGATTGTTATCACACAGGAATTGTATGGCTGAACCCCATGGCCAATTGCTCCAAAGGGCCAGACGCTGACCTCGTCATAGTAACTCGAATTCGACCCTCCGAGGCGGTGAACTTCAGGCGTTATCAtaggttggaggaggagtgaagggatgttgggtttggggttggatACATACAAAGGATTGAGGACGAGCAGATAATGCGAAGAAAAGACTTCCAAGATACGGCAAAAGGCTTGAATACACCTACCTATCCCAAAAAACGACGAGTGACCCTTGAAAGCTGCTGTAACCGACTTCCGTTGGCAATCTTCTAGGACTATGTCTGTTGTCTTTGTGTGATGGACAGGCTTTCTTCAGCCACACCACTTGGATCTTAGCTGCGTAAACCAACTTGGTGACTACCGGTAATAATAAGCTCATCTTTTTCCACTGGCTTAAGTACCTAGTCTGAGGAATCAGTTAGGGGCTTAAAAAGACGAGTGTCTCAAAAATTGAGCGTTTCCCACTTGCCTGAGGAGGTGGAATATGGAAGGCTCTTTCCTTATGGGGGGTTTAGATGTGGAGCTTCCCTTCTATTCCTGGCTCACTCACCGTTGAGTAGCTCTTTCCCAGTGAGCCGGGAGTAGTGAGCTCAGAACTGAGTCGGTTGGGTATTTTGTCCTCTGCTGTACGCGCCTAAGATACATCGGACAAGATTGTCGTCACTATCACCCAACAGACTGTCAAATACTAAAGAACCAGGAACAGCTCATGAGACGCAAATTGTCAATATATTATCTCCAGGACAAAAGTCTCTAACACTAATGAGAGCAGAGCTAGCCCGCCATACCCAAAAAGCTTCTCAGATACACCAACCAACTACCTAACCAGTTCTCTAAACCCCAATAACCAAACTACCCATCAAGCCAAACCGATGATGAAGCCAAGCAACGCGACGCTACACTAACTATCAGATTGACACCCCGACATTTAGCAGCGAAGCCCGCTGGAGGAACTAGGACGCGAGCTGGGGGTGCCGGGACGGCTGGAGGTAGTAGAAGGAGCGGGGCGGCTGGTGGGTATACCAGGGCGAGCGGAGCGAGTACCAGGCCAGCTGTTCTTTGTGGGAGTGGTCTAGCGGGACTGGCGGTTGAAGCCCTGCTGACGCATGGTCTTGGGAAAGGGGTTCTCGGTCAGGTGGGAGTAAGTGGGCGTCTTCTCCTGGGCCAGGTTTCCGTAGGGCTAGTCCTTTCCGCGCTTCTTGGCGTTGGTCTCGAACCTGGTGAAGCGGCCAGTGGCAGTTGACGGGGATGTGGACGTTGCGCTCGTACGCgccgaggggggtgaagTACTTGGAGATGAAGCGGATTGTGAGGTGCATCTCGTCTGAGATGAAGGTGCTGGAGTTGCCTGGTTGGGTGCCTGCTGAGGCGTCGCAGTTTTTGGATTTGCTGATGAGGACTTCTGATTACGACCTAAAAAGGCGAATCACTGCTGATGATATTTTGAAACATCTGTGGATAGCTGGGGTTAAGAGATAATTGGTGGGGTGACAGGGTGGCGTTGATCAAGCATATTCATCGAAGCGACTGTCTTCTGGAGTCTATGATATAAGTTCTTGTATTCCTTAGGAATATGATTTGGGGAAAGattaaataaatacttaACAAGTTCCAAAGATCGCTTTTGTCGTGGTTGTCACTCAATTACACCTACCATCATGGAGCTCAGCTGTTGGCAACTGCTGAAGACTGGCTGTGGGGTGCGGGCACTGACCCACTGTCTTGCTCTTCGTCTTTCAGGCTGAGCCAcgcccttttccttcccttttcatAGGCATCACCAATGACATCGCTTTTGACTACACCTTTATTTCGTCCCAGACTGGCGGATTGCCCTCTGTGCCTCACAACTTAACGCCAAGAACGCTTGTCAACTTCTTGGTCACGCTTTCACCTGTCATAAGATCGAGAACAAGTCACGGTTCCGAAGCAAGTGGTACGAACCAAGAAATATGCTAACAGTTGACAAACTCCTAACCATTTCAATAGTTGACGTGTCCACGCCCGACTCTAGCCCTTTGGCCACGCCCTTATATAGCAGAAGCGCTTACACGATATTCCGCTGGTAACTATAGTACGTTCTAGTTATGATGAGTAGTCCGGCGGTAGTCTTATCCTAAATTATATGAATAATTTACCGGAGTACTTAGCTGATTTAGACTTTCCATAGTAGCCGTAGATATTTAGATACGCCCGATATTCGTATTAATGCAAACGTTAATATAGTCGAACAATAACATAGGTAGTAGTTAAACTAATATTTAACGTCTATATATAGGTCCCCCGTATCAATTGTGTCATGCCCGCCTATCAATTGCCTAATTAAGACTCTCTGCCAGCCTGGGATTAATGCGATTCAGTAGTAGCCGTCGTTTCGACCTGGTATCGGTTTGGCTCAAGTTTTGGGCGGACAGGGAATTGGACGACAAAGTCAACGTTGAGTTACATTCTTTCTGGGCGGTGCCATGGGACGCTGCTGTGCGTGACAACTTGAGAACCAGAGTGGTGAGATGtactactattattatatgCATGTGCGCACTTTTGATCTCCTCACGATAATTGCCCAGGGTTCCTTCAATCTTCAGCAGGCGACaaatgaaaagaaaaaaccaGCTGAGAGGCCCGAACGCGCTCCAGCCAGCATACCACGCCATTACTACCAGTAACCACAACCCGGGCGATCGTCCACCGCAAGACTGCAGGTTAACGACCCACCTGATCTCCCCAAGGTTCAGCTACACACCGTcagcaccatcaacaccaccaattTGAGTGGTCTTCTTTTTGGTCTTCTTCAGCagcatctccttctccttcctctcctcctccttcctctactcctccttcctctactccaccttcccctcctcctcttcgctctcttcctcctcgccctcctccttttccctctccttcttctcggctcCCAGACGAAGCGAGATATCCTGGGCCGCTTTGATAGCAAAACACATCGCTGTCAAAGTGGGATTCGATGCGTTCTTGCCGGGGATGAAATTCAGGCCCCCCAcgaagaggttgttgacaCCATGGATCTGGGAGAACTTGTTGCAGCATGAATCGTCCTTTTTCTCTCCGGCCCTGGTGGTGCCGCAAACGTGGAGCGCTAGGCCATTTTCCATGAACTGCGGCTCCGAGCCAGGGAGATAGCCACCTAGAACCCCAGCAACCTCTTCCATATGCTTCATCATCTGATGAGTAAGTTCCCGGTCTGCGTCGCCGAGGCGGTAGAAGAAGGTAGGTTGCGGCATCCCGTAGGCATCCTTGACCTTTGTTGTAAACTTGACGCAATTGTCCTTTGTTGGTTCCACTGGGCCAAAGAAGCGCAAATCCACAATGGTCCGCTTGTCGATGTTCGGGGGCACTGCGCCGTAAGAGAAGGCATCCCGATGTATCTGGGTGTGCCACGGTTGTTTCTCGGAAACGGGGAGCGTGACTTGAGGATCCCGATCATTAAAAGGAAATGGTAACTTATCCTGAGGGTAACAGCCTTTTAGAGTCTCCAAAtgcttcttgatcttctcaTCCCATTTTTCCTTCCTGAGCGAGTCCCAACCGTCGTTTTTCGGGTCATCCTTTGGGTATGGGTGAGCGCCGTAGACTGCCTTGATCCAGCGCCTATCCAGAACAACTTGGCAAAAGCACATGGTTTGCTCGGTGAGGTAGTGACCCTATGACATGAAATCATAACTGATCAGCACCAGACTGACAAACGATAATCGAGCACATAGACAACTTGGAGTACATACCAGAGCTGGAAGCTCGAGGAAGGGTTCTACTACCTCCTTGTCGCTAAGCCTCTCGACACAATGAGATACGGAGTTGGGGCCAACCTTGGTCCATGTCTTGGTCTTAGTAGTAGTCTCGCCCGTCCAAAACCCCGAATTGAATAGCAACTGTGGAGTGAGTATAGGTCCACCGCAAATGATGTATACCCTGGCTTTCACTTCGTCCAGCTGGTTGGTCAGTAGCGAGCGGACCTTGGCATTCTCCACGATCCCTGCATCTTCACTGGCATCCTTTgtgttcttgatgatggtgagctTCTCGCAGAGCCACTCACTTCTCAACTCGAGCTTTTTGCTGAACTCGGGCTTAATCTTCTCAAGGACTGTATACGACGAAGACCAGGTGATAAACTCAGAGCCCTCTCGCTTGGCCGCAAGAGGGAGTGCGAATGCCGCGGGTTTCTGGTCTCCATTCTtgtctttttctccttcGAAATGATCATTCAGGATCTGCTTGACCATGTCTTGGCGGATTGAACCCTCAAGGACGTCGGTATGTGTTTCAATCAGCTTCTCTGCTTCGCTATACAGCCTCTCCCATTCGTTCTGGAGAAGTGGAGAACGTTCCCTTAGATGCTGTCGGGGAGTTGAACAAGTCCAGCTAAATCAACGCGGTCAGCGAGTGGTTAGAAATGACTTTTCCCCAGGAGATGCTAAGCTGGGCGACAGATGCCAACCAGAAAGGCCAGCATGACTAGGGTCACCACATACTGGGTTGACATGCCCCCTACATTCCTGGCCACAGCATTGAGGCCAAGGTTTAAGGCAGGGTCCTGATAAGGATTCTGGCCATGTTGCACTTGTTTTCCTTCTCTGTTTGCTGCTGTTAGCTTCCCCGAGTGCACTACCTAATGGTGGTGAATGTAGTTAGATTTGCTCACCCTGACCAACACACTGGAGGTAGAGTAGGGACTATCGATTCATCGGTTGGCACCGAAGTTAGTTGCAAACTTCCCTTTATCAGGAGCATCAAACCATTAGCCTAGGCTATCTGCTGTGTACTCGATCTGCCAATGCCTACTTTGATGACGCTAATAGGGAGACTGTTAGCTGACTGGCGCAAACTGGACTCCCAAAGTAGGTAAATATGCTCACTGGACAAAGGAGTCAATATCTTTTTGAAAGCGTACAGCATTCTTCTTGTGCTCTCCGCGTTTTTTACTCTCCCTGTTTAAGGTATAAGGTTGGAACTGTCAGCGGGAAATTACAACAAGGGCCGTACTCTGCGCCAGCCTCGACCATGAGCACCGTGTGCCCATCATTCACTAGGATCTTGGCAAACGTGGCACCAAGGGGGCCGGAGCCCACAACTGAAGCAGAAGCTTGTCAGTCTGGACTCCACGATACACATTCAGCGCAGCGGTGAATGGTAAGTACTTACTTAGAGCATCGTACTGGTAGTGATCCTTCTCGCCCATATTGGGATCAAAGAATGATAGGAAGTCAACACAGCCGGTTCTTTCTCACTTTTGCTGTTGCCACAAACGGAAACAGCAGCTGGCTTGGTCACAATGCATATATACCCAAATTTTCGATCGTCAAGAGAATGGTATGTGTTCGGGCTCGAGCTCCGAATGAAGCCGAACTGCTCAGTGAGTCCTGGGGAGGCAGATCAATGTATAATCCCGTCTGAATTGCGACTGTATGATTAAATCGAAGGGTAAGCTTGAAAGACCGCGAAATAGTGACCGCATCTATTGCGCCAAGAAACTCTTCCCTTTGATGTAGCGATCTCGTAGAAGATTCGTCATCATTAGCTTTAAACGGGATGAAAGATCATCAAAGACCGTCCTTAGATATACATTGAGACCGGGTGTTTGCCCTAAATTAGTTAAGAGCCTACAATGTATatgtctttctcttccttctACTCTCTTCTTCAAGCTTAGTGTATTACTCGTAGAGTCGTTACCAGCTACGTACAGTAGTTGCAATAACTGGTTGGGGCCGTTATAAGCTTCTCGCATCACACCTCTATCTATCTTCGGATCTCAGATGAAGTCACACAAATCTAAGGTACCTTGCAGCTCTCGCTATCTCCGCCATTTTCTACAGCTAAGCTATGTCTCGTGGTTGTCGCCGCGTTATTAACTTTTCTGAAACTGGACAGTCTACATTCCCACACAGTCTCTGACATCCGAATATATTACGTTGTGTCAAGCTTGAAGCATAGATACCtaggaggggaagggggagtcTTTGACATTGCGTCGTCATCGCCCGGACGGCAGGTCCGGTGCTGGCAATGCCCTTCTGCTTACAACGCGATGATAACAGACTTACACCACGATGTCAGACAGCTTACACCACAATGGCAACATAATGGTACCACGATATGACTATTGCAAGCACCAAAATGTAACGTCAAAgaagccccctccccctcctagGTGGATATCATGGGACATGTATGATAACACTGCGTCAACCCATAGCACGAGCATGGAATAACACCGTCTGTAAGGCGTCAGGGTGTGTTAAAGGCATCGTAAACGGTATGTCATGACGTTCAACTGATCCGAAACCTGGTTTTCACATGCCGCACTCCTATACCGATACTTCGTTTTCAGGTCCCAAGTGATCCAATGACCGCGTGAGTTCCATTGGTCTCGCAGCTACAATATGGTACTAGCAGTGAGGGCTAACATGTCCCCTATAGGAAGGAATGGCCGCGTGACGTGGTAGACGACCAGAACTTCACTGTGATTCACGAACTCGCGGCCAAAAGGTACGTCAATCAATGGTCAACTCAGTATTCAATGCAAAGTTCTAACTGGACTGCATAAATAGGTTGGACGGCCAATCTGGCTTAGATTCCCTCCTTGTTTCTTCCAGAGAGGGCGTCACAAGACTGTATTACGAAGACGGCCGTTGGAAGAAAGAGCTTATCGGTAGGGGCGAACCGAAGAGAGAAGACCAGAAAGACAACTCCACCACTCCCGGGTCGGGAGATCACTGGGGCACTGGTGGCGCCGACATTGGTAGAGTCGGCAGTGACCGGTATGCCTATGTCGCCACCATCGACCCCTTTCATTCCACAAAAGTCTGTGTCTACACCAAGCACGACGATCCAACTCATCGAGGGTCGAAGTGGAAGCGCCATGTTCTCGACACCTACGGAACACCGACGCAGCAGAAGCATTGGGGAGATGGTCCTGGTCACTATGTGACATGCGCTGATATAGATGGTTCGTTGCTACCATGACTGCACCTCGAATAATGTCTTTAGCACCGCTTACCAAACGATAGGTGACGGCGTCGATGAGATCCTCCTTAGCATGTTTGGGCCGCTCGATCGGAATGATGATGGGTCACTCAAGGCTGCAAGTACACCTCACTGATCCTGTTCATGCACAAACAACACGAAATCATGTAACGACGACGATGCTAATTGGGAGCCTGACAGGATCTCCAGAACAAAAACCAGAAAGGAAACAATCCCAACAAGGTACGGCGTCCACTCATGACACGATATTGGTACTATGACAAGTCAACTAACACTTCGAGAGGGCATATTGTGCTATAAGCCCATTCACCTCGAAGATGGCGTCTTCGCGAAATGGCATCCTATCGTAGAATCCTCTGGAAGATGCGATGTCGGGTAAGTGTATCTTTCTCCGCCGGCGCACAACACACACAGTATTACCTAACTAACATTTGCTCCAGAAACTTTTACGGTAATGGAAAGCGCGATATCGTCTCAATCAGCTATAGCGTCAAAGATTACTACCAGGAACTGCATCCGGCAATGAGACTCTACAAGAATCTAACAAGGGACGACCTGCAAACGATCTCCGTCAGTTGCCAGAGACCGACGAACTCCATCTTTGGAACGGTATGGGAGACGATTTCAGGAAAAGAGACCGAAAAAGACGCGCGGACAGACGCCGGGAAAGAGATCATGGTTTACCTTCCGGACCCCGTCAACATCAGCAATCGCGCTCCCGCCGGCCTGATCAAACAGGACCTGATCGAAGTCGCCGACATTGAAATCAGCGTCGAGGTCCACCCCAGCGGCCGAGAGGTGAAAGCCGAGGCAAATGAGGGCATCAAGGTTTTGTACGGGAGCCTGGCCGATGCGAAGGATCAGAAAGTGAAACGGACACCTTTCGGGACCAACCGATTCCCAGACAAGGAGTCGCTGAAACCTCCCAGACCTGAGCAACAACCCTCAAAGAAAGAACCGGCCAGCCCATCAGTTTACACTTTCACAGCAGATCAATGCTCGGGCGCCATAATCCTCCGCCTGACGCCGACCGACACGACCGACACATTCAAAACTTACCGGAAAGCAACAGACGTCGACGACAAGGTCCAGACTCTTTTCGATCTCGGCAACTTTGGACTAGAGACCCCGAAACTGAAGTTTTCCAAGGTCGAGAAGCTCTGGTGGGGAGAGGAGTTCACCAACGTGGAATTTTACAATCTGACAGGATTTCACTTTCGTTTCCTCGAGACCAAGCAACATGTTGCGCATATGCAGTTCTGGATTGCAGGTATGTTATCGTGTCCAACCGGCGGAAATAGGGAACGCTGACCAGTAATCCCAGGCCCAAAAGTAGATGCTAGGCTTCATGATCACACCGATCAAGCTTTCAGGGAACTTCACACTTGCCTGTCTCAAGGAACACCACAGGAACAAGTCTCTGGTACTGCTAAGCAGGGCGGGATGGTGGCTCCCAGGAAGGAATACTACAGCAAGTCCTTTGAGGACGTGAAGAAGCTTGAGGAGAAGTTGAACGAGGGGGCATTCGATTACTGCGCGCTGATGCCCCTCGAGGAGCATGGTAAGATCTGGCATACGCTTAACGACGGACGAACAATTTACCGTAAGAATGGGACGGTGTCGTACCCGGCTCATGCCTGGAGAGCTGGTGTGGGAAACGCGGGGGAGAATGTAGATGTCTGGATGGCCCTCGAATTTGATGCCCGGGTCTGACGCCACTCTGTCGATCAACCTGCATCTGCGCTCGAACAGCTACCTCGCTTGCAGACCCGCGGATATCACTTGGCAAACACACCATCGTGCtagggaggcggagagggagtgggttAGGCTTGTGGAGAGAATGTTGGCTattgagaagggggagaggccGGTTGCGGGGAGGGTTTTGAGAGGACTGAGGTGTGTGGCGATTAGGAAGGTCGCGGAGCC from Podospora pseudopauciseta strain CBS 411.78 chromosome 6, whole genome shotgun sequence includes:
- a CDS encoding hypothetical protein (CAZy:AA3; EggNog:ENOG503NX66; COG:E); this translates as MGEKDHYQYDALTSASVVGSGPLGATFAKILVNDGHTVLMVEAGAEESKKRGEHKKNAVRFQKDIDSFVHLIKGSLQLTSVPTDESVVHSGKLTAANREGKQVQHGQNPYQDPALNLGLNAVARNVGGMSTHWTCSTPRQHLRERSPLLQNEWERLYSEAEKLIETHTDVLEGSIRQDMVKQILNDHFEGEKDKNGDQKPAAFALPLAAKREGSEFITWSSSYTVLEKIKPEFSKKLELRSEWLCEKLTIIKNTKDASEDAGIVENAKVRSLLTNQLDEVKARVYIICGGPILTPQLLFNSGFWTGETTTKTKTWTKVGPNSVSHCVERLSDKEVVEPFLELPALGHYLTEQTMCFCQVVLDRRWIKAVYGAHPYPKDDPKNDGWDSLRKEKWDEKIKKHLETLKGCYPQDKLPFPFNDRDPQVTLPVSEKQPWHTQIHRDAFSYGAVPPNIDKRTIVDLRFFGPVEPTKDNCVKFTTKVKDAYGMPQPTFFYRLGDADRELTHQMMKHMEEVAGVLGGYLPGSEPQFMENGLALHVCGTTRAGEKKDDSCCNKFSQIHGVNNLFVGGLNFIPGKNASNPTLTAMCFAIKAAQDISLRLGAEKKEREKEEGEEEESEEEEGKVE
- a CDS encoding hypothetical protein (EggNog:ENOG503P1AT) codes for the protein MTAKEWPRDVVDDQNFTVIHELAAKRLDGQSGLDSLLVSSREGVTRLYYEDGRWKKELIGRGEPKREDQKDNSTTPGSGDHWGTGGADIGRVGSDRYAYVATIDPFHSTKVCVYTKHDDPTHRGSKWKRHVLDTYGTPTQQKHWGDGPGHYVTCADIDGDGVDEILLSMFGPLDRNDDGSLKAAKGILCYKPIHLEDGVFAKWHPIVESSGRCDVGNFYGNGKRDIVSISYSVKDYYQELHPAMRLYKNLTRDDLQTISVSCQRPTNSIFGTVWETISGKETEKDARTDAGKEIMVYLPDPVNISNRAPAGLIKQDLIEVADIEISVEVHPSGREVKAEANEGIKVLYGSLADAKDQKVKRTPFGTNRFPDKESLKPPRPEQQPSKKEPASPSVYTFTADQCSGAIILRLTPTDTTDTFKTYRKATDVDDKVQTLFDLGNFGLETPKLKFSKVEKLWWGEEFTNVEFYNLTGFHFRFLETKQHVAHMQFWIAGPKVDARLHDHTDQAFRELHTCLSQGTPQEQVSGTAKQGGMVAPRKEYYSKSFEDVKKLEEKLNEGAFDYCALMPLEEHGKIWHTLNDGRTIYRKNGTVSYPAHAWRAGVGNAGENVDVWMALEFDARV